The following proteins are encoded in a genomic region of Synechococcus sp. CBW1002:
- the gyrA gene encoding DNA gyrase subunit A, whose translation MADPSGPGPTGPGESDGRIIQADLRNEMSRSYLEYAMSVIVGRALPDARDGLKPVHRRILYAMYELGLTSDRPYRKCARVVGEVLGKYHPHGDTAVYDALVRMAQDFSMRMPLIDGHGNFGSVDNDPPAAMRYTESRLQALTTDSLLEDIESETVDFVDNFDGSQQEPTVMPARIPQLLLNGSTGIAVGMATNIPPHNLTELIDGLLALIADPELDDRQLLALVPGPDFPTGGQILGRRGIREMYTTGRGSVTMRGVAMIETVEAKGRPDRDAVIITELPYQTNKAALIERIAEMVNDKKLEGIADIRDESDRDGMRIVIELRRDAYPQVVLNNLFKLTPLQNNFSAYMLALVKGEPVLLTLRKMLQVFLEFRIETIERRTRYLLRKAEERDHILLGLLIALDNLDAIIALIRSAADTATARIALTEQFGLTEIQADAILQMQLRRLTALEADKIRLEHEDLLAKITDYKDILARRERVLGLIEEELQAIRTRYGSPRRTEILDLEGGLEDIDLIANERSVVLLTENGYLKRMPVSEFEATSRGTRGKAGTKSQGEEAVKLFISCNDHDALLLFSDRGVVYSIPAYRVPLCSRAAKGTPVVQLLPIPREEALTSLLAVSDFDDSMQLLMLTSGGYIKRTNLSAFANIRSNGLIAISLEDGDALTWVRLALPGDSVLIGSRQGMTIHFRLLDEELRPLGRTARGVRAMNLRAGDRLVSMDVLPVELADRVARSAISEDDGDSEADGQELAPSEGPWVLVASASGLGKRVPVDQFRLQKRAGMGLRTMKFRRDGDVLVGLKVVGSGEELLLVSERGVIVRMQADAVPQQSRAATGVRLQKLDSGDRLSEVVLVPPAPEEEEEELPPVPDPEV comes from the coding sequence ATGGCGGATCCAAGCGGGCCCGGACCCACAGGCCCCGGGGAATCCGACGGGCGGATCATCCAGGCCGACCTTCGCAACGAGATGTCGCGCTCCTATCTGGAGTATGCGATGAGCGTGATCGTGGGCCGGGCCCTGCCCGATGCCCGCGATGGCCTGAAGCCGGTGCATCGCCGCATCCTCTACGCGATGTACGAGCTGGGTCTCACCAGCGACCGGCCCTACCGCAAATGCGCCCGGGTGGTGGGCGAGGTGCTGGGTAAGTACCACCCCCACGGCGACACAGCGGTCTACGACGCCCTGGTGCGGATGGCCCAGGACTTCTCGATGCGCATGCCCCTGATCGATGGGCATGGCAACTTCGGGTCGGTGGACAACGATCCGCCGGCGGCGATGCGCTATACCGAATCGCGCCTCCAGGCCCTCACCACCGACAGCCTGCTCGAAGACATCGAGAGCGAAACGGTCGATTTCGTCGACAACTTCGACGGCAGTCAGCAGGAACCGACGGTGATGCCGGCGCGCATCCCCCAGCTGCTGCTGAATGGCTCCACCGGCATCGCCGTGGGGATGGCCACCAACATTCCGCCCCACAACCTCACCGAACTGATTGATGGCCTGCTGGCCCTGATCGCCGATCCCGAGCTCGACGATCGTCAGCTGCTGGCCCTGGTTCCCGGGCCGGACTTCCCCACCGGCGGCCAGATCCTCGGCCGCCGGGGCATCCGCGAGATGTACACCACCGGCCGCGGCTCGGTGACGATGCGCGGTGTGGCGATGATCGAGACCGTGGAGGCCAAGGGCCGTCCGGACCGCGATGCGGTGATCATCACCGAGCTTCCGTATCAGACCAACAAGGCGGCGCTGATCGAGCGGATCGCCGAAATGGTGAACGACAAGAAGCTGGAGGGCATCGCCGACATCCGCGACGAATCGGATCGCGATGGTATGCGGATCGTGATTGAACTGCGGCGTGATGCTTATCCTCAGGTGGTGCTGAATAATCTGTTCAAGCTCACACCGCTCCAGAATAATTTCAGCGCCTATATGCTGGCGCTGGTCAAGGGCGAACCGGTGCTGCTCACCCTGCGCAAGATGCTGCAGGTGTTCCTTGAGTTCCGCATCGAGACGATCGAGCGACGCACGCGCTACCTGCTGCGCAAGGCCGAGGAGCGCGATCACATCCTGCTCGGCCTGCTGATCGCGCTTGACAATCTCGACGCGATCATCGCCCTGATCCGCAGCGCGGCCGACACCGCCACCGCCCGCATCGCGCTGACCGAGCAGTTCGGCCTGACCGAGATCCAGGCCGACGCGATCCTGCAGATGCAGCTGCGGCGCCTCACCGCCCTGGAGGCCGACAAGATCAGGCTGGAGCACGAGGATCTGCTCGCCAAGATCACCGACTACAAGGACATCCTGGCCAGGCGGGAGCGGGTCCTGGGCCTGATCGAGGAGGAACTGCAGGCGATCCGCACCCGTTACGGCTCGCCCCGCCGCACCGAGATCCTCGATCTCGAAGGTGGCCTCGAAGACATCGACCTGATCGCCAACGAGCGCTCCGTGGTGTTGCTCACCGAGAACGGCTACCTCAAGCGGATGCCGGTGAGTGAGTTCGAGGCCACCAGCCGCGGCACCCGCGGCAAGGCGGGCACCAAGAGCCAGGGCGAAGAGGCGGTGAAGCTGTTCATCAGCTGCAACGATCACGATGCCTTGCTGCTGTTCAGCGATCGCGGTGTGGTGTATTCCATCCCCGCCTACCGCGTGCCGCTCTGCAGCCGTGCCGCCAAGGGAACACCGGTGGTGCAGTTGCTGCCGATTCCGCGTGAGGAGGCCCTCACCTCCCTGCTGGCCGTGAGCGACTTCGACGACAGCATGCAGCTGCTGATGTTGACCAGCGGCGGCTACATCAAGCGCACCAATCTGTCGGCCTTCGCCAATATCCGCTCCAATGGTCTGATCGCCATCTCCCTGGAAGATGGCGATGCCCTCACCTGGGTGCGGCTCGCCCTGCCCGGCGACAGTGTGCTGATCGGCTCACGCCAGGGCATGACCATCCACTTCCGTCTCCTCGATGAGGAACTGCGGCCGCTGGGACGCACGGCCAGGGGTGTGCGGGCCATGAATCTGCGCGCCGGTGATCGGTTGGTGAGCATGGATGTGCTGCCCGTGGAGCTGGCCGATCGGGTCGCCCGCAGTGCCATCAGCGAGGACGATGGTGATAGCGAAGCCGATGGCCAAGAACTCGCCCCGTCCGAAGGGCCCTGGGTGCTGGTCGCGTCAGCCAGTGGGCTGGGCAAGCGGGTGCCGGTCGATCAGTTCCGACTCCAGAAACGGGCCGGCATGGGCCTGCGCACCATGAAGTTCCGCCGCGATGGCGACGTGCTGGTGGGCCTCAAGGTCGTGGGCAGCGGCGAGGAATTGCTGCTGGTGAGCGAGCGCGGCGTGATCGTGCGGATGCAGGCCGATGCGGTGCCGCAGCAATCGCGCGCCGCCACAGGGGTGCGACTTCAGAAGCTGGATTCCGG